GCCGCGCACCCGCAACGCCTGGTACGTCCGGCCCTGCTGAGAGGAACCGCGTGAGCATGCGTGTGAGATCCCGTGCGGCCCTCGCGCTCGCCGCGGTCGCGGCGACGATGAGCGTGACGGCCCCGACAGCGACCGCGGTCCCCGGGTGCGGTGGCTTCCGCGACGCCGGTTACGGCTACTACTACGACCACTGCGGCCCGACCCAAGTCAAGATCAACATCGATGTGGCCCGCCGGCCTGACCAGACCCGGTGCGTCAACCCCGGTGACAATCTCCTGTGGCTCAAGGTGAACGGTCCCGAGGCTCGGGGCGCCTGGTACGTCGGCCTCTGCTGAGCGCTCCGCCGTCGCTTACGCACTGAATGAGTCATTGAGGTACTTGAACGCACCGGATGACTCATTCAGTGCGTTCGAGGGACTGATTGCGATCTGCTGAGCAGCACGACCATCAGCAGCAGCGCTGCGTCGGTGGCCACGAGCTGGGCTCGTTGCACCAGGCCGACCCAGGGGCCACCGACCAGCAGCGCCGACAGCAGTCCGGTCGTCGCGAGCGCCGAGAAGCACGTCCACAACACGAATCGCCCTTGTGCGCCAAGGAGGTTTCGCATCCTCAGCAGGCCGACGACCGCGACGAAGATCCCGCAGAACACCAGCACGCTCGACGCCTGGTGGATCTCGTGGGACAGCGACACGGTGTTGTCGATCTCGCGCTGACGGCACGCGCGGTCGATGCTCGGCGAGCAGTCCATGGACACGAGCGCGTCCAGCACCGTCACCCCGCCGAACACCGCGAGCCCGGCGCCGACGAGCCGCGCGGACCGCCGGGGCCACAGGGACACGGCGGCGGCCACGAAGAGCAGGCCCGCGATGACATCGGTGGTGCGGAACAGGAAGCGGTACGGCTGGTCACCGGCCATGTGCTCGGAAACGTAGCTGTGCACCAGGCTGAGGTCGTCGGGCAGCACGAACTCCAGCAACCACGCCGAGTAGACGACCGTGCCGATCAGGATCAACCAGCGGGTCATACCGAGGAACCCTCGGGGCGCACGAACGGGAACAGCACGGTCTGCCGGATCGTGCCGCCGCACAGCATCATCAGCAGCCGGTCCACGCCGAGGCCGAGCCCGCCGGTCGGCGGCATGCCGTACTCCAGCGCCCGCAGGAAGTCCTCGTCCAGCTCCATCGCCTCGACATCACCGCTGGCGGCCTTCATGGACTGCGACTGCAGCCGCTCGCGCTGCTCCACGGGGTCGGTCAGTTCGGAGTACGCGGTGGCGATCTCCGCGCCGAACGCGATCAGGTCCCACCGCTCGGCCAGCCGCGGGTCCTCGCGGTGCTGGCGGGTCAGCGGCGACACGTCGGTGGGGTAGTCGCGGTAGAACGTCGGCCGCACGGTCTGCCCCTCGACCAGGTGCTCGAACGCCTCCACCACGTACTTGCCGCGGCTCCACCCGTCCTGGAACGGCACGCCGGCGGCGTCGAAGTGCTTGCGCAGGTCCTCCAGCGGGGTGTCCGGGGTGATCTCCTCGCCGAGCCGCTCCGCCAGCGCCTCGTGCACGCCGATGACCGGCCACTCACCGCTGATGTCGTGCTCGGTGACCGTGCCGTCCGGGTTGACGTGCCGCGCCACCTGGGCCCCGTGCGCGGCGACCGCGGCCTCCTGGATCAGCTCGCGGACGGTGTGCAGCATGGTGTTGTAGTCGGCGTAGGACTGGTACGCCTCCAACATGGTGAACTCGGGGTTGTGCGTGGCGTCCGCGCCCTCGTTGCGGAAGTTGCGGTTCAGCTCGAAGACCCGGTCCACCCCGGCGACGCAGAGCCGCTTCAGGTACAGCTCCGGCGCGATCCGCAGGTACATCCGCATGTCGTAGGCGTTGATGTGCGTCACGAACGGCCGCGCGGTCGCCCCGCCGTGCACGGCCTGCAGCATCGGCGTCTCGACTTCGAGGAAACCCCTGGCGTGCAAGGACTCCCGCAGCGTCCGGACCACTGTGGACCGTGCCCGCAGCATGGTCCGCGACTCCGCGTTGACCACCAGGTCGAGGTAGCGCCTGCGCACCCGCGCCTCGGCGTCGGCGAGGCCCTTGCGCTTGTCCGGCAACGGGTGCAGGCATTTCGCGGTGATCACCCACTCGGTCACCGAGACCGACAGCTCACCGCGCCGGGAGGTGATCACCTCGCCCTCGACGCCGACCTGGTCGCCGAGGTCGATCGCGGCCTTCCACGCCGCCAGCCGCTGCTTGCCCAGCTCGTCCTCGGACAGCATCAGCTGCAGTTCACCGGTGAAGTCGCGCAGCACCGCGAAGCACAACCTGCCGACCTCGCGCTTGGCGACGACCCGGCCCGCGACGCTGACCCGCCTGCCCGTCCGGGTGTCCGGCGCCGGCTCACCCGCGGACTCACGCACTTCGCCGAGCGAACACCCTCGGGTGAAGCCGACCGGGTAGGCGTCAACGCCCTCGGCGCGCAGCCGGTCGAGCTTGTCCCGCCGCACCCGGACCTGTTCCGGCAACCGCCGCACGGCCTTCGGCTCGCGCACCCGGTCCTCGATCGCGTGAACCTGCCGCACGAACTCCTCGGCGACCTCGGGCGTGAGCAGTTCCCGCCGCGCCGCGCTCGGCCGCAGCAGCGCGCGCCTGCTCGGCACGAAGCCCTCGGCGACACCGGCGATCAGGCTGACCCGCGCCAGCTGGCGGGCACTCCGGTAGCAGAGGAAGCGCGGGTCCCACCGCGGCCCGTACTTCGCGTTCGACCGGTACAGCGACTCCAGCTGGAAGAACCGGGACGCGAAGCTCAACGCCCAGCGCCACAACCGCAGCACCGGACCCGCGCCGATGCGCGCGCCCTCCTCGAAGACCGCGCGGAACATCGCGAAGTTCAGCGAGATGTGCTGCACCCCGAGCCGCCCACCGGCCTCGACCAGCTCGCAGATCATGAACTCGTTGAGCCCGTTCTCCGCGGTGCGGTCGCGCCGCATGAGGTCCATCGACAGGCCGGTGCGGCCCCACGGCACGAACGAGAGCAGCCCGCGCAGGGTGCCGTCGGCGTCGTAGGCCTCGACCATCACGCAGCGCGCGTCCGACGGGTCGCCGAGCCTGCCCAGCGCCATCGAGAAGCCGCGTTCGGTCGCTTCGCCGCGCCACGCCCGTGCCGCCGCGATCAGCTGGTCCATCTCCTCGTCGGGGATCTCGCCGTGCCTGCGCACCCGGGCGCGGTACCCGGCGCGCTCGACCCGGCTGACCGCCTGCCGCACGCCCCGGCGCTCGCGGCCGGTGAGGGTGAAGTCGCGGACGTCCAGGATCGCCTCGTCGCCGATCTCCAGCGCTTTCAGCCCGGCCTCGGTGTAGGCGTGCGCGCCCTCCTCGCTCGCGCCGAGCACCCCGGGGACCCAGCCGTAGCTGTACGCCTCGGCCAGCCACGCGCTGATCGCCGCCGGCCACGCGTCCTCGTCGCCGATCGGGTCCCCGCTGGCCAGGCAGGTGCCGCCGATGACGCGATAGGTCACCGCGGCGCGGCCGGAGGGGGCGAAGACCACGGACTTGTCCCTGCGGGTGGCGAAGTAGCCCAGTGAGTCGCCGTCGCCGTGCTCGGCCAGCAGCTCCCGCAGCGCCAGTTCCTCCTCCTGGGCGAGCAGCCGTTTGCTGCGCGCCGAGCGGAAGAACCGGGCCAGGGCGTAGGCGCCGACCAGCGTGCCGCCGAGGTCCAGCAGGAAAGTCAGCCACGAGCTGGACGCCTGGTCGATGCCGATCTGGTTGATCGGGATCCAGTTGCCGGTGACCTGGCTGAAGGACCACAGCAGCTGCTCCAGGGTGCCCGAGGGGGTGTTCGGCGAGAACGGCGCCAGGCCCCAGCCGATCAGCGTCATCAGCACCATGCCGATGGCCAGCGAGCCCAGCGCCCGCCACCCCGCGCCCTCGTTGAGCCGGGCGGGGAACGCGGGCCGCAGGACCAGCAGCACCGCGATCAGCCCGATGCCGACGAGGTTCGTCATCACCAGGTCCCACAGGGTGTCCGAGACGGCCAGCTCGCGCAGGTCGTCCTCGGACACCGTGGTGTCGCCGACGGCCAGCAGGTACAGCCAGATCAGCGCCACGATCGCGTTGTAGACCACGACGTAGAGCACCTGGAAGAGCACCAGCACCCACAGCGCCGCCCGCTTGCGCCTGCGCAGCGCGGCACCGAGCACGGCGAGCACCAGGACGATGAAGATGTTGCTGTCCACCGGGAGGCCGGTGTACTCGAAGACGGTGCGGATCGCGTCGGCGACGTCGGTGTAGTCGTCGCCGAGCAGTACGAGCACCAGCGAGCAGAGCGCGCCCAGCTCCACGACCGTGGCCACGATCGCGGCCGCGGCGTGCTTCCACGCGGGCACCTCGTGGCGCGGCGGGCGACTGCCGCGTTCCGGCTCCTCCACGCTATTGGTGGCCGCCCGATTCCCGGCGTCGGCGGAATTCCTGCCCATGTCCCGACTTCTCCAGCTCGTCATGCGGTCACCTGCTGGGCGAGACTAGCCGAATGGGAAGCAACGCCCCCTCGCATTCCGAGGATCTCCGTAGCGGCCACGTCGAGGTCACCGGGGAACCGGTGCGCGCGGCGGTCGCGCTGTGCTCGGGGCTCGGCGGTCTCGCGTCCGACTGGCGTCCGGTCACGCGGTTGCTGGAACCCGGTGTCGCGGGCGTCGCGTTCGAGATCACACCTGGCGGGCTCCCGCTCGCCGAGTGCGTCGCCGCGCTGGAGGACATCCGCGTCCGCTACGCGGCCGGAGCACCGTTCGTGCTGGTAGGGCACTCGATGGCGGGGCTGACGGTCGAGGCGTACGCGAGGACGCACCCGACGCTGCTCGCCGGTGCCGTGCTGGTCGACCCGAGCCCCGAACCACCGGGCAGCACGGCCGTCGACGACCCGCTCGGCAAGGCCGTGCGCCTGCTGCTGCGGCGGGGCACCCTGCCGCGGCACCCCGGACTCGCGCGGCGGCTGGGGCCGGCGCTGCGCTCGCTGATGATCACTTTCGGCACTCTCTCCGAGCCCGATCCCGACCCGGTGACCGCCCGTGCCCGATTTGCCGATTCCGTCCTTCTCGCCGATATTCTCGCGGAGTTCGCCGCCTATCCCGATCGCATTCGGGAGCTGGAAAAGATGCGCGCGACATCAAGGACCGCGCCGCCGATTCCGTGGACTGTGCTCACGGCGGCCTCGGCCATGGGCGGCGGCCGGTCCGCGGCCCGGTTGCTCGCCGCGCACGCCGACCTCGCCGCCGTCAGCCCGCTCGGCAGGCACGAGATCGTCGGGGGAGCGGCGCACCTGCTCGGCATCGACCGCCCCGACGTGGTCGCGGGTGCGGTGCACGACATCGTTCGCGCTTGTCAGCGGCGTGCCGCATGATGCACGCGTGGCATTCTTCCGTCGCCGCTCAGCGGCCCCCGAGGGCGTGATCATCGACGACCCCGCCCTGGACGACGACGCGCTGCGGGTGGCGCGAGACCACGCGCGCCGGGGGGACTGGCACCCGGCGGAGGAGCTGTTGCGCGACGTCGGCGACGACTGGGACCGCAGGGGGCACGCGGTCGACGTGCTCGCCCAGGCCACCGTCGAGGACGCCGGGTGGGCCGACCAGTGGTGCGCCGAACGCCCGGCCGACGCGGGCGCGGCCGCCGTGCGCGGCTGGGGCGAGGTGCACCGCGCCTGGGCGATGCGCGGCGCGGACTGGGCGGAGAACACCGGCAGCGAGGCGTTCGAGGGCTTCTTCCAGGGGCTGACCCGGGCGCGCGGGCTGTGCCGGCGGGCGATCGAGCTCGGCCCGGACGACCCCACCCCGTGGGTGGCGATGCTCTGGCTGGCGATCGGCCAGGAGGAGCCGCAGAACGAGTTCCGCCGCCGGTGGAACCAGCTCACCGCGCGCGACCCGCACAACCGCCTCGGGCACATCGCCGCGTTGCAGTACCTCGCCGAGAAGTGGCACGGCTCGCACGAGCAGATGTACGCGTTCGCGCGCAAGGCGACCGGCCCCTGGGCCGCGGTGCTGCCCTTGCAGGCGCACGCCGAGTACGTCCTCACCGAGGAGGGCAAGGGGTTCAAGCACGCCTACAAGGTGGCTGACTTCTGGAAGGAATCGCCCGAGGTGGAGGCGGACATCGACGCCGCGCTCGCCTGGCTCGGCGGCTCCGAACCCGGGCACGCCATGGCCCTGCACGACCGCACCGTCGTCGGCTACGCGCTGGCCCAGGCCGAGCGGTGGGCCGACGCGCGGGAACTGTTCTCCCGCATGGGAAACCAGGCCTACGAATATCCCTGGTACTACCAGGGCGACCCGCTGAAGGCGTTCACCAGGGCGCTGCGCAGGGCCTACTGAGTGAGAGCGGCGTGGGCGGCGTCGACCGCCGCCTTGCGCAGCTGCTCCCTCGGCACGTGCGGGAACTGGATGGTGCAGTCCTGCAGCCCGCCGAGCGCCACCACCGCCCGCGCCGACTCGGCCAGGCTCGGCGACGGCGGGAACAGCAGCTCCGCCAGCCGCTGCCGCCAGGTCAGCACGATCTCGATCATGCCGAGCTCGGCCAGCGTGGTCATCTCGGTCAGCACCAGCACGATCAGGTCGCGGTGCTCGAAGTGGAAGTCGAAGTAGCCCTCCAGCAGCGCGCGCTGGTCGACCTCGGCCAGCTTCTCCTGCCGCAGCAGGAACGCCTCGCCGTCCTCGATGAGCGGCTGCACGATGCTGCGCACCAGCTCCTCGCGCGAGGCGAAGTGGTAGTACAGCGCCGGTTTGGTGATGCCGAGCTCGGCGGCGATGGCCTGGAGGCTGGTCTTCTGCACACCCTTCCTGCGGAAGAGATCGCGCGCGACCGCCTGGATGCGCTGTCTGGTGTCGGAAGCCCTGGCCACCCGCCAAGCGTACTTTCGTCCGCTTCACCGCCGGTTCGGCGCCAGTACTCGGGCGTCGATGATGATGTCCTCCACCCGCGCGGCATCGGGGATCGCCTCCAGCACGATCGGCCGTTGCAGCGCCGCCTCGGGGGTGAGCGCTGTGCAAGGGCGCCCACGACGGAGGACCAGAAGACGATGGCCGGTGCCGTGACCGGGACGATGACGATGTCCGACGAGTCGAGGAACGGGTGCCGGACGGGACTGCCGGTCCACAGCACGCGTTCACCGGGGAGCAGCTCGTCGACAGCGGGCCACCGGGTGAACCGCGTACCCCGGACGAGCGTCGCGAGCACGGCAGGTCCGTTGGACGACACTGTGCCGCTGCCGTCCTCGTGCTGCTTGACGTTCGGTGCGGACAGCTCGTCGAGGCGCTTCGACCGTTGCCTGCGCACGCCGAACGGAGCGGTGGAGACGATCACTCGGCGATCGGTCACCGCGTACTGCGCGGAGCGGACGGTGAGGTAGCGCAGCACGAGCCTGCCGCCGAGCAGGTACAGGCCGATCAGCGCGAAGACACCGCCGAAGACGACGAACCGGGTCCGGGGGCGCTGACCAGGACGCCGGCGGTGATCCCGCAGAACACCAGGCTGAACGGGACCAGGTAGAGGTCCGCCGCGTCGAAGATCCGGTGCCGCACGGCGAGGTGTGTACTTAACGGTCGGTAAGTGTCAGTATGGGCACTTACCAACCGTTAAGTAAGGGGGCGAGATGCGGGTGCTGATCTCCGGGGCGAGCATCGCCGGACCGGTGCTGGCGCACTGGCTGACCAGGTACGGGTTCGACGTGACGGTGGTGGAGCGCGCGCCCGCGCTGCGCAGGACCGGCGGGCACGCGGTCGACCTGTTCCGGCCGGCGATGGACATCTCCGAGCGGATGGGCGTGCTGCCGGGGATCGAGGACCGCGCCACCGGCACGCGGCGGATGACGCTGCACCGCGAGGGCGTCCGCCGTGCCGCTCCGATCGACCTCGGCAAGCTCTTCGGTGTCCTGTCCGACCGGCACGTCGAGATCATGCGGGACGACCTGAGCCAGCTCTACTACGACGCGAGCAAGGCCGACGCGGAGTACGTCTTCGGCGACTCGATCACCGCGATCTCCGACGACGGCGAGGTGCGGTTCGAGAACGCGCCTGCGCGCCGCTTCGACGTGGTGGTCGGCGCGGACGGGCTGCACTCGAACGTGCGGCGGCTCGTCTTCGGCGACGTGCCGAAGATCCACGTCGGCGCGTACCTGGCGGTGCTGTCCGTGCCCAAGGGGTTCGCGGGCGACGGCGAGTTCCGCTGCCATCTGGGACCGGGACGGCTGAGCGGGGTCTACAGCGCGCGGCACCTCGACGAGGCGCGGGCGCTCTTCCTGTTCCACAGCGAACGGCCGCTCGACTACCACCACCGCGACGTGCCGAGGCAGAAAGAGCTGCTGCGCCATGCGTTCTCGGACATGCACCCCGAGGTGGACGGCTGGCTGGACGAACTGGACCGCACTCCGGCGTTCTACTTCGACTCGATCACCCAGCTCCGCACGGACGCCTGGTCGCGCGGCCGGGTCACGCTCGTCGGCGACGCGGGGTACTGCCCGGGGCCCGCGGTCGGCGGGAGCACGAGCCTGGCCGTCCTCGGCGCGTACGTGCTCGCCGGTGAACTCGCCGAAGCCCGCGGTGACCACGAGCGCGCTTTCGCCGCCTACGAACGCGAAATGGCCGACCTGGTGCGGAGAAGCCGCGTGTTCGCCCTGCGGGCTGCGAAGACGCTCATCCCGAAGTCCCGCCTCGGGGTGTGGGGACTGGCCGCCGGCACCCGGCTGCTCACCGCTCTGCCCGCGGGCGTTGCCCGGGCCGTCGCGAAGCTGAACACCCGAGGTGTTCGCATGCACGACTCGATGACCGTCAAGGACTACGCGGTAGCACTACGGGCGCGCTGATCGCGAGCACCACAGCGGGCAGCACGAACGCCGCCCCGTGGCTGAGGTGGTAGACCGGGACGAGGGCGGCGGGGGAGAGGGCTCCGCCGAGGAAGCGCAGCGACTGCACGACCGACACCGCTCCGCCCCGGTTCCCGCCGTGCGAGGTCAGGACGAGCGCGTTCAGGCCGACCAGCATCAACTGCGTCGCCGCACCCGCGAGCGCCCACGCCAGCGCGATCCCGGGCAGCCAGGGCAGCAGGCCGACCGACACCACGAGCGCACCGCCGACGAACGCACCGACCAGGACGCACCGCGTCGAGCCGAAGCGGTCGACGGCCCGGCCCACCGCGCGCGCCGTCAGCAGGCCGCACACGCCGAAGCCGGTCAGCAGCGCGCCCCGGGCTCCCGCGCCCAGCTCGAAACCGTCCGCCAGCCGCAACGAGACCAAGAAGGACAGCCCACCGAGACAGCCCCAGCACGCCATCGCGACGAAGCCGGACCGCAGCACCCGGGGCCGCCACGCACTGCGCAGGCTCGGGCGCTCGGCCGATCTCCCTTGCGGCACACCGAGAACAGCGAGAACGGCGGAGACGGCAGCGACTCCGGCGAAGGCCCAGCGCCACGACAGCTCCGCCGCGAGCCCGCCCACCATCGGCGAGAACGTCTGCCCCGCCGCCTGCATCGAGGCGAACCACCCGAGCGCCCTGCCGAGCCGTTCCGGCGGGGTGACCGCCGCGACCGCCGACAGCAACAGCGGCGTGGTGAACGCGTTCGCGGCGCCCTGAACCGCCCGTCCCGCAAGGAAAAGCGCCTCCGAGTCGGCCAGTGCGCAACACAGCGAGGCCGCCGTGTACACCACGTACGCGAGCACGACGGTGCGCCGCGCGCCCCAACGCTCGCCGTAGGTGCCCGACACCAGCATGAGCGCGGCGAACGGGATCATGTAGACGGTGAGCGACGCCGAGGCCGCTCCCGCCGACACCCCGAACGCGACGCCCAGCTCGGGCAGCATCGCGGTGACCACGCCGCCGCCGAACGGCCCGAGGAACCCGCCCGCGTACAGCCCGGCCGTCAGCCAGGACGGCCTCACAGACCGGGGCGCGGCGGCCCGTCCCCGCCCCACCGCCTGCGCAGGTAGCGCTCGAACTCGGCGGCGATCGCCTCACCGCTGGTCTCGCCCAGCTCGGTCAGCTTGTTGTCCTGGTCGCCGCGCTCCTCGAGGGACCGGACGTAGTCGCGCACGTCCTCGTCCTCCTCGGCCATCTCGCTGACCGTCTGCTCCCACTCCTCCGCCTGCTCCGGCAGCGCGCCGAGCGGGACCTCCACGTCCAGCACGTCCTCGACCCGGTGCAGCAGGGCCAGCGTGGTCTTGGGCGCGGGCGGCTGCGAGACGTAGTGCGGAACGGCCGCCCAGAACGAGATCGCGGGCACCCCGGACTGCACGCAGGCGTCCTGGAACACCCCGACGATCCCGGTCGGCCCCTCGTAGCGCGAGCGCTCCAGCGAGTACCTGGCCGCCGACTCCGCGTCGTAGGCGGTCCCGGTCACCGGCACCGGCCTGGTGTGGGGGTTGTCCATCAGCAGCGCGCCGAGCGTGATCACGGTGGTGATCTCCAGCTCGTTGACGTAGCGCAGCAGCTCGGCGCAGAAGGCCCGCCAGCGCATGTTCGGCTCGATGCCGTGCACCAGCACGATGTCCCGGTCGGAGCCCGGCGGGCGGCACACCGACAGCCGCGTCGTCGGCCACTCGATCCGCCTGGTCACGCCGTCGACGTTCTTCACCGACGGCCTGCTGACCTGGAAGTCGTAGTACTCGTCCGGGTCGATCTCGGCGAGCGGGGCGGCGTCCCAGATCAGCAGCAGGTGCTCGATCGCGGTGCTCGCCGCGTCACCGGCGTCGTTCCACCCCTCGAACGCCGCCACCATCACCGGGTTGTTCAGCTTCGGCAGCCCGCCCGGCTCGCCGGTGGCCCCGTGTGCGCCGCGCGCGAGGTCTGGATCTGTCACCGCGCCAGCCTACGACCCCGCACCGACCGTTTTCGCCACCGCCGCCGACGTGCCGTCCCACCCAGCGGACGCCGGGGCCGTCGCCGTGGGCCGCGGCGGAGCGCTCCCACTACGCTGGCCGCATGGCTGATCGCGTCGCATCGCCGCTGCTGGACGTCCTTGACCAGCGCATTCTGGTCGCAGACGGGGCGATGGGCACCATGTTGCAGGCGTGGCCGCTGACCCTGGACGACTTCCAGGGGCTGGAAGGCTGCAACGAGGTGCTCAACGTGACCCGGCCCGAGGTCGTCGCCTCGGTGCACCGCGCCTACTTCGAGGCGGGCGCCGACGCGGTCGAGACCAACACCTTCGGCGCGAACTGGGCGAACCTGGCCGAGTACGACTGCCCGGAGCGGATCTTCGAGCTGGCCGAGGCGGGCGCCAGGATCGCCCGCGGTGTCGCCGACGAGTTCGCCACAGCCGACCGGCCGCGCTTCGTGCTCGGCTCGATCGGGCCCGGCACCAAGCTGCCCACCCTCGGCCACGTGCACTTCGCCACGCTCCGCGACGCCTACCAGGAGCAGGCCAAGGGCATGCTCGCGGGCGGCGTCGACGCGATGCTGGTGGAGACCTGCCAGGACCTGCTGCAGGCCAAGGCGGCGATCATCGGCTGCAAGCGGGCGATGGCCGAGGAGGGCCGCCACGTCCCGATCATCGCCCACGTCACCGTGGAGACCACCGGCACCATGCTGGTCGGCAGCGAGATCGGCGCCGCGCTCAACGCGCTCGAACCGCTCGGCATCGACCTGATCGGCCTGAACTGCGCCACCGGCCCGGCCGAGATGAGCGAGCACCTGCGCCAGCTGTCCAAGCACTCCCGCGTCCCGCTGTCGGTGATGCCCAACGCGGGCCTGCCGCAGCTCGGGCCCGCCGGCGCGGTCTACCCGCTCGGCGCGGACGAGCTGGCCGAGGCGCTCGCGGGCTTCGCGACCGAGTTCGGCGTCCGCCTGCTCGGCGGCTGTTGCGGCACCACGCCCGACCACATCCGCGCCGTCGCCGAGGTCGCCGAGGACCTCACCCCCGCGCGGCGCAGGCCGCGTCCGGAGCCGGGCGCCTCCTCCGTCTACCAGGCCGTTCCCTTCCAGCAGGACGCGTCCGTGCTGATGATCGGCGAGCGGACCAACGCCAACGGCTCCAAGGCCTTCCGCGAGGCCATGCTCTCCGGCCGGTTCGAGGACTGCGTGGAGATCGCCCGCGGCCAGACCCGCGACGGCGCGCACATGCTCGACCTCTGCGTCGACTACGTCGGCCGGGACGGCACCGCGGACATGTCCGAGCTGGCGGGCAGGCTGGCCACCGCGTCCACGCTGCCGATCATGCTCGACTCGACCGAGCCGGAGGTGCTGCGCGCGGGCCTGGAACGGCTCGGCGGGCGGTGCATCGTCAACTCCGTCAACTACGAGGACGGTGCCGGCCCCGACTCCCGCTTCCAGCGGATCATGCGGCACGTCAAGGAGCACGGGGCCGCCGTCGTCGCGCTGTGCATCGACGAGGAGGGCCAGGCGCGCACCGCGGAGTGGAAGGTCCGGGTCGC
The window above is part of the Allokutzneria albata genome. Proteins encoded here:
- a CDS encoding DUF6355 family natural product biosynthesis protein; amino-acid sequence: MRVRSRAALALAAVAATMSVTAPTATAVPGCGGFRDAGYGYYYDHCGPTQVKINIDVARRPDQTRCVNPGDNLLWLKVNGPEARGAWYVGLC
- a CDS encoding DUF998 domain-containing protein; this encodes MTRWLILIGTVVYSAWLLEFVLPDDLSLVHSYVSEHMAGDQPYRFLFRTTDVIAGLLFVAAAVSLWPRRSARLVGAGLAVFGGVTVLDALVSMDCSPSIDRACRQREIDNTVSLSHEIHQASSVLVFCGIFVAVVGLLRMRNLLGAQGRFVLWTCFSALATTGLLSALLVGGPWVGLVQRAQLVATDAALLLMVVLLSRSQSVPRTH
- the lysX gene encoding bifunctional lysylphosphatidylglycerol synthetase/lysine--tRNA ligase LysX; this translates as MGRNSADAGNRAATNSVEEPERGSRPPRHEVPAWKHAAAAIVATVVELGALCSLVLVLLGDDYTDVADAIRTVFEYTGLPVDSNIFIVLVLAVLGAALRRRKRAALWVLVLFQVLYVVVYNAIVALIWLYLLAVGDTTVSEDDLRELAVSDTLWDLVMTNLVGIGLIAVLLVLRPAFPARLNEGAGWRALGSLAIGMVLMTLIGWGLAPFSPNTPSGTLEQLLWSFSQVTGNWIPINQIGIDQASSSWLTFLLDLGGTLVGAYALARFFRSARSKRLLAQEEELALRELLAEHGDGDSLGYFATRRDKSVVFAPSGRAAVTYRVIGGTCLASGDPIGDEDAWPAAISAWLAEAYSYGWVPGVLGASEEGAHAYTEAGLKALEIGDEAILDVRDFTLTGRERRGVRQAVSRVERAGYRARVRRHGEIPDEEMDQLIAAARAWRGEATERGFSMALGRLGDPSDARCVMVEAYDADGTLRGLLSFVPWGRTGLSMDLMRRDRTAENGLNEFMICELVEAGGRLGVQHISLNFAMFRAVFEEGARIGAGPVLRLWRWALSFASRFFQLESLYRSNAKYGPRWDPRFLCYRSARQLARVSLIAGVAEGFVPSRRALLRPSAARRELLTPEVAEEFVRQVHAIEDRVREPKAVRRLPEQVRVRRDKLDRLRAEGVDAYPVGFTRGCSLGEVRESAGEPAPDTRTGRRVSVAGRVVAKREVGRLCFAVLRDFTGELQLMLSEDELGKQRLAAWKAAIDLGDQVGVEGEVITSRRGELSVSVTEWVITAKCLHPLPDKRKGLADAEARVRRRYLDLVVNAESRTMLRARSTVVRTLRESLHARGFLEVETPMLQAVHGGATARPFVTHINAYDMRMYLRIAPELYLKRLCVAGVDRVFELNRNFRNEGADATHNPEFTMLEAYQSYADYNTMLHTVRELIQEAAVAAHGAQVARHVNPDGTVTEHDISGEWPVIGVHEALAERLGEEITPDTPLEDLRKHFDAAGVPFQDGWSRGKYVVEAFEHLVEGQTVRPTFYRDYPTDVSPLTRQHREDPRLAERWDLIAFGAEIATAYSELTDPVEQRERLQSQSMKAASGDVEAMELDEDFLRALEYGMPPTGGLGLGVDRLLMMLCGGTIRQTVLFPFVRPEGSSV
- a CDS encoding alpha/beta hydrolase, with amino-acid sequence MGSNAPSHSEDLRSGHVEVTGEPVRAAVALCSGLGGLASDWRPVTRLLEPGVAGVAFEITPGGLPLAECVAALEDIRVRYAAGAPFVLVGHSMAGLTVEAYARTHPTLLAGAVLVDPSPEPPGSTAVDDPLGKAVRLLLRRGTLPRHPGLARRLGPALRSLMITFGTLSEPDPDPVTARARFADSVLLADILAEFAAYPDRIRELEKMRATSRTAPPIPWTVLTAASAMGGGRSAARLLAAHADLAAVSPLGRHEIVGGAAHLLGIDRPDVVAGAVHDIVRACQRRAA
- a CDS encoding TetR/AcrR family transcriptional regulator; this translates as MARASDTRQRIQAVARDLFRRKGVQKTSLQAIAAELGITKPALYYHFASREELVRSIVQPLIEDGEAFLLRQEKLAEVDQRALLEGYFDFHFEHRDLIVLVLTEMTTLAELGMIEIVLTWRQRLAELLFPPSPSLAESARAVVALGGLQDCTIQFPHVPREQLRKAAVDAAHAALTQ
- a CDS encoding FAD-dependent monooxygenase codes for the protein MRVLISGASIAGPVLAHWLTRYGFDVTVVERAPALRRTGGHAVDLFRPAMDISERMGVLPGIEDRATGTRRMTLHREGVRRAAPIDLGKLFGVLSDRHVEIMRDDLSQLYYDASKADAEYVFGDSITAISDDGEVRFENAPARRFDVVVGADGLHSNVRRLVFGDVPKIHVGAYLAVLSVPKGFAGDGEFRCHLGPGRLSGVYSARHLDEARALFLFHSERPLDYHHRDVPRQKELLRHAFSDMHPEVDGWLDELDRTPAFYFDSITQLRTDAWSRGRVTLVGDAGYCPGPAVGGSTSLAVLGAYVLAGELAEARGDHERAFAAYEREMADLVRRSRVFALRAAKTLIPKSRLGVWGLAAGTRLLTALPAGVARAVAKLNTRGVRMHDSMTVKDYAVALRAR
- a CDS encoding MFS transporter produces the protein MRPSWLTAGLYAGGFLGPFGGGVVTAMLPELGVAFGVSAGAASASLTVYMIPFAALMLVSGTYGERWGARRTVVLAYVVYTAASLCCALADSEALFLAGRAVQGAANAFTTPLLLSAVAAVTPPERLGRALGWFASMQAAGQTFSPMVGGLAAELSWRWAFAGVAAVSAVLAVLGVPQGRSAERPSLRSAWRPRVLRSGFVAMACWGCLGGLSFLVSLRLADGFELGAGARGALLTGFGVCGLLTARAVGRAVDRFGSTRCVLVGAFVGGALVVSVGLLPWLPGIALAWALAGAATQLMLVGLNALVLTSHGGNRGGAVSVVQSLRFLGGALSPAALVPVYHLSHGAAFVLPAVVLAISAPVVLPRSP
- a CDS encoding PAC2 family protein, translated to MTDPDLARGAHGATGEPGGLPKLNNPVMVAAFEGWNDAGDAASTAIEHLLLIWDAAPLAEIDPDEYYDFQVSRPSVKNVDGVTRRIEWPTTRLSVCRPPGSDRDIVLVHGIEPNMRWRAFCAELLRYVNELEITTVITLGALLMDNPHTRPVPVTGTAYDAESAARYSLERSRYEGPTGIVGVFQDACVQSGVPAISFWAAVPHYVSQPPAPKTTLALLHRVEDVLDVEVPLGALPEQAEEWEQTVSEMAEEDEDVRDYVRSLEERGDQDNKLTELGETSGEAIAAEFERYLRRRWGGDGPPRPGL